In the Populus trichocarpa isolate Nisqually-1 chromosome 8, P.trichocarpa_v4.1, whole genome shotgun sequence genome, ttgttattaaattttatcaatcaGATTGTGAcggtaaattaatttttatatttttttattatataattaaataaaaataataatttaacctgataaaatttatatctCGGATCGATATATTAACTAAAGAGATAGGTAAagatttttcaacaaatttaataaagCTGCTGAAATTTCTTTGAACACGGCAGATATACTGGTTTCTTTGCTAGATGCCTTGTTATCGTGGATGCCAAAAGACAACAATCTGTCAACCAATCTTTGCAAAAAGAAGACGAATGTAAAGCTTATGAGAAAACAACAGTacagtcatttttttaaaaaacatccacGTAAAACTGGACTTCGATCCTCTTCAAGCCCCAAATAATAATGAGAAAACTTTTAGGGAAACTGGCACCATAAAAATGAGAACTTATGGTGACAAATCCTCATGAAGAATTGTTTCATCGCTTCCAAAATCTTGTAAAGCCAACTCTGATTTAGAATTCGCCAAGAAGCCACTTGAGAGCTTTTATTCCAGCACTCAATTTCAAGCAAAATTCAACCGTGTGGTTCTAGAGATAGATGATCATATCATTAGTAAAAGTAAAAGTCTAAGAATACCGGCATGGCACAACGCCGATGTGTGTTAGATCATTAGATTTGGATGAAGCGGCATAGATGTAACATTGCTGACATTGTAAGCAACCTCGTTGATCATTCAAAGTCCGACACGTTTTGTCGACAAATGAAACTGAGAATTTTATCCGAAAATCTCTCGATATCTATTTATTCAATCGATTTTCAGACAGCTTACAAAATAGAGCATTAACATGAGCTATACTGGGCTTTTCTTGGCTAAAAATACCATGATGCACTTCCAATGATTTTCCTCATATATtgctctgtgtgtgtgtgtgtctatatatatattgctctagaaaaaaaaaaaaagctgaaagtaataattaattatctattCAGGCTTCATAAAGCATTCCAACCTCGATACGGTGTGGTGGCGGCACCCCAAGGGCTGGCAGTGCAGACCTGCAGTTACTGTGCATGAATTCATAAAATGCAAGCATGCTTCTTTCAAACCAACTACAGTTCTTGCCTATATAAAACCTCGTCTTCCCTCGAATGTGAACCACTCCGGCCAGCTTTGCTTCTTCAAAAGCAGAAATCTCTTCCTGAACCTCGTGATGTTCAGATGTTAAACAGCTAGAGCAGTTCTGTAGATACACCTGCAAGCTATCAGTAACTTGACTTACAATGTCATCTCCTTCGAGATTTAAGGAATCTGCATAGCCATATTGAATCACGCATCCATAAGTTCCTTCGAGGCCAAGTTTGTTGACAACGATCCTCTCATGTGCAGCAACCTTAGGCACCAACAAATATCGAAGTGTTGTGAAAATAGTGACTTTGTGTActgatttcatgtttttaatataatgtcCAAGGATAGGCGTCAGGCCATCTTGAATATTGCTGTAAAAGAAGCACAATCCTGGAACCCTCTGGATACCTGGCTCGGATAATAGCAATCCAAGTCTTCCCAAGTCTATCTTGTGAGTCAGCTCATACTCTATCTTCTTCTGCCTTCCATAAAACCAGCCAAACATAATGAAAGCAAGGATAAAAGATATGGCAAAAGGAATCCATCCACCCTCAGGTATTTTACTCAAAACCGCACTGGAATAAACCCCTTCCATTGTAAAAAATGTGAAGAAGTAAACTGCAACTAGCCATGGTGGAGTTCTCCATATCATGATCATAACTAACGTCAGTAATATTGTGGTGATGAGCATTACTAGACTAACAACAACACCTGCAAGAATGCATAATAAATTAATAGGTTGTTTCCCCAAAATAGAAAGTATGAGGGCGTCTAAGCCAAAATGAAGAACCACATAATGACCCCAACAACCTCATACAACGCACAGCTTTAAGCCAGTAAGCGCCAACTTAGAGAAAGGCGTTATCCAATTGTGTTTCCTTTGAATTAGATTGAAGAATTTGGAAATACACCTAccttttagcattttttttttttaaatggaaatattttattacatgaaatttaaatattaaattttgatctgAAAGAAAAATTAGCAGTATTATAACACTATGATAGATGATATCATCACTAAAcctaataataaacaaacatgTGAGAACTGTAATTGCCTCTAATCAGCCATTGCACACTCGACTACAATTTATTGGGGTTGAGATATACTGTATTAAAACTTATAACAACAGCTGCTTAGGTGATGTGAAAAGAAACCAGATCTACAAAATGACAGCAATTGGTGGTTGTTGAAAATGTGATCAAAAGAAAGCTGAGTGTACTGGTTTAACATACCAAAAGCATTCCCGATATCTTTTCCATCTCCAAAAATAAGTATCACTGCAACACAAAGAATCATGAGGATGTAATTGACTTCTGGGGAGTAGACTTCACCCTCTTTGTTAGAAGATGTATGCACCACCTTAACACGAGGAAAATAATCCAGTACAACTGATTGCTTGATGACCGAGAAGGTGGCTGATATCAGAGACTGGCTTGCAACAATAGCAGCTAGCGTGGCTATGATAAAGATTGGCCAGTAAATCGCTGTAGGTATAAACTTGTAAAATCCATCATCATGATCATTTGGGTTCTTGATAAGGTACGCAGTTTGCCCCGCATACGTCAGAACAAGAGATGGATATATTGTAAGCAAAAAGGCAATCTGGTTGGACAACAATGTGGAATAAGctattgataaaaaatagaaaagggcTGAAAAAGCGATATGGATGTTTACCTGAATTGAGCTTCTGTTAAAATGACCAAGATCAGCAAAAAGTGCTTCAGAACCTTTATGGtggaaaacccaaaaaaagtaTGCACGTTTCAGTTTTGATATGTGGAAAGGAAGTAGGAAACTCACTCTGAAACTCTTATCAGCATTTTCAAACTGTTACAGGATGTGAGCAGGTCTAGACACCCAATGAAACAACAAACAAGCTACTAGTAATTTCTTCACCAAAATCAAGtgaattttttctaatattttaagcAACGAGTTTCTCGAAAGAAACCTGGCTGTCATATCTAAACTCAGATAATTAGGATTATTTGAAAACATTCGAGTTCTGAACAGCACAAAGTTCAATCAATAGAGCAGAAAGAAAtattcaatcttttaatttaagaacAGAAAAAAGCTCCACCTGTGATACAGAGAACAGTTCCACCAAGCAACAGCCATCCTTCCTTTCCGTTTCTCCAAAAGAAATGGAATATGTAGTGAGGAGACAAAGCCTTGAATATGCTAGGATAATGCTGAATGATGCTATAAATCCCTACTAACGGAGTACACAAGGTCCATGCACCCATTATTGGGGAAAACATAAAACTCACTCTGGAAGTGCCAAACTTTTGTAGCAGAAAAAGAACAACTAGAACTACTGCAGAAAGTGCTTCCACTGAAGCtgcaacatgataaaaaattaaattgtaagaaGAGAGAATTTCATTTGAGATGGGGAGACAGATATAACACTCGATAACTCAAATTGTGACTTTCATTATCCTGCATTCAAGCATTATTTGGCAGAGCAACaagaatatttgaaaatatatttccaTCTAAAATGACTTCTTAAAGTTTCCTTTGACCTTGTATTTTTG is a window encoding:
- the LOC7471450 gene encoding probable potassium transporter 17 isoform X2, with translation MIGGGGGGGEQAGPGQELRAADPAATKREFVVNVESSCSVSHNSNSHLLPPRNSAFFIPPPPPPPPPPTTTTTQPKERGRWETVVLAYKTLGVVFGGLVTSPLYVYPSMPLKSPTEQDYLGIYSIMFWTLTLIGVVKYTSIALKADDQGEGGTFALYSLLCRNMNIGILSSKQVQTNSSFSHSVLHEGTENKSRLGNFFERSIAARRALLFIAMLGTCMLIGDGILTPAISVLSAMEGIRAPFPSVSKSSVEALSAVVLVVLFLLQKFGTSRVSFMFSPIMGAWTLCTPLVGIYSIIQHYPSIFKALSPHYIFHFFWRNGKEGWLLLGGTVLCITGSEALFADLGHFNRSSIQIAFLLTIYPSLVLTYAGQTAYLIKNPNDHDDGFYKFIPTAIYWPIFIIATLAAIVASQSLISATFSVIKQSVVLDYFPRVKVVHTSSNKEGEVYSPEVNYILMILCVAVILIFGDGKDIGNAFGVVVSLVMLITTILLTLVMIMIWRTPPWLVAVYFFTFFTMEGVYSSAVLSKIPEGGWIPFAISFILAFIMFGWFYGRQKKIEYELTHKIDLGRLGLLLSEPGIQRVPGLCFFYSNIQDGLTPILGHYIKNMKSVHKVTIFTTLRYLLVPKVAAHERIVVNKLGLEGTYGCVIQYGYADSLNLEGDDIVSQVTDSLQVYLQNCSSCLTSEHHEVQEEISAFEEAKLAGVVHIRGKTRFYIGKNCSWFERSMLAFYEFMHSNCRSALPALGVPPPHRIEVGMLYEA
- the LOC7471450 gene encoding probable potassium transporter 17 isoform X3; this translates as MDLERGRWETVVLAYKTLGVVFGGLVTSPLYVYPSMPLKSPTEQDYLGIYSIMFWTLTLIGVVKYTSIALKADDQGEGGTFALYSLLCRNMNIGILSSKQVQTNSSFSHSVLHEGTENKSRLGNFFERSIAARRALLFIAMLGTCMLIGDGILTPAISVLSAMEGIRAPFPSVSKSSVEALSAVVLVVLFLLQKFGTSRVSFMFSPIMGAWTLCTPLVGIYSIIQHYPSIFKALSPHYIFHFFWRNGKEGWLLLGGTVLCITGSEALFADLGHFNRSSIQVNIHIAFSALFYFLSIAYSTLLSNQIAFLLTIYPSLVLTYAGQTAYLIKNPNDHDDGFYKFIPTAIYWPIFIIATLAAIVASQSLISATFSVIKQSVVLDYFPRVKVVHTSSNKEGEVYSPEVNYILMILCVAVILIFGDGKDIGNAFGVVVSLVMLITTILLTLVMIMIWRTPPWLVAVYFFTFFTMEGVYSSAVLSKIPEGGWIPFAISFILAFIMFGWFYGRQKKIEYELTHKIDLGRLGLLLSEPGIQRVPGLCFFYSNIQDGLTPILGHYIKNMKSVHKVTIFTTLRYLLVPKVAAHERIVVNKLGLEGTYGCVIQYGYADSLNLEGDDIVSQVTDSLQVYLQNCSSCLTSEHHEVQEEISAFEEAKLAGVVHIRGKTRFYIGKNCSWFERSMLAFYEFMHSNCRSALPALGVPPPHRIEVGMLYEA
- the LOC7471450 gene encoding probable potassium transporter 17 isoform X1, which codes for MIGGGGGGGEQAGPGQELRAADPAATKREFVVNVESSCSVSHNSNSHLLPPRNSAFFIPPPPPPPPPPTTTTTQPKERGRWETVVLAYKTLGVVFGGLVTSPLYVYPSMPLKSPTEQDYLGIYSIMFWTLTLIGVVKYTSIALKADDQGEGGTFALYSLLCRNMNIGILSSKQVQTNSSFSHSVLHEGTENKSRLGNFFERSIAARRALLFIAMLGTCMLIGDGILTPAISVLSAMEGIRAPFPSVSKSSVEALSAVVLVVLFLLQKFGTSRVSFMFSPIMGAWTLCTPLVGIYSIIQHYPSIFKALSPHYIFHFFWRNGKEGWLLLGGTVLCITGSEALFADLGHFNRSSIQVNIHIAFSALFYFLSIAYSTLLSNQIAFLLTIYPSLVLTYAGQTAYLIKNPNDHDDGFYKFIPTAIYWPIFIIATLAAIVASQSLISATFSVIKQSVVLDYFPRVKVVHTSSNKEGEVYSPEVNYILMILCVAVILIFGDGKDIGNAFGVVVSLVMLITTILLTLVMIMIWRTPPWLVAVYFFTFFTMEGVYSSAVLSKIPEGGWIPFAISFILAFIMFGWFYGRQKKIEYELTHKIDLGRLGLLLSEPGIQRVPGLCFFYSNIQDGLTPILGHYIKNMKSVHKVTIFTTLRYLLVPKVAAHERIVVNKLGLEGTYGCVIQYGYADSLNLEGDDIVSQVTDSLQVYLQNCSSCLTSEHHEVQEEISAFEEAKLAGVVHIRGKTRFYIGKNCSWFERSMLAFYEFMHSNCRSALPALGVPPPHRIEVGMLYEA
- the LOC7471450 gene encoding probable potassium transporter 17 isoform X4, which gives rise to MPLKSPTEQDYLGIYSIMFWTLTLIGVVKYTSIALKADDQGEGGTFALYSLLCRNMNIGILSSKQVQTNSSFSHSVLHEGTENKSRLGNFFERSIAARRALLFIAMLGTCMLIGDGILTPAISVLSAMEGIRAPFPSVSKSSVEALSAVVLVVLFLLQKFGTSRVSFMFSPIMGAWTLCTPLVGIYSIIQHYPSIFKALSPHYIFHFFWRNGKEGWLLLGGTVLCITGSEALFADLGHFNRSSIQVNIHIAFSALFYFLSIAYSTLLSNQIAFLLTIYPSLVLTYAGQTAYLIKNPNDHDDGFYKFIPTAIYWPIFIIATLAAIVASQSLISATFSVIKQSVVLDYFPRVKVVHTSSNKEGEVYSPEVNYILMILCVAVILIFGDGKDIGNAFGVVVSLVMLITTILLTLVMIMIWRTPPWLVAVYFFTFFTMEGVYSSAVLSKIPEGGWIPFAISFILAFIMFGWFYGRQKKIEYELTHKIDLGRLGLLLSEPGIQRVPGLCFFYSNIQDGLTPILGHYIKNMKSVHKVTIFTTLRYLLVPKVAAHERIVVNKLGLEGTYGCVIQYGYADSLNLEGDDIVSQVTDSLQVYLQNCSSCLTSEHHEVQEEISAFEEAKLAGVVHIRGKTRFYIGKNCSWFERSMLAFYEFMHSNCRSALPALGVPPPHRIEVGMLYEA
- the LOC7471450 gene encoding probable potassium transporter 17 isoform X5, whose product is MNIGILSSKQVQTNSSFSHSVLHEGTENKSRLGNFFERSIAARRALLFIAMLGTCMLIGDGILTPAISVLSAMEGIRAPFPSVSKSSVEALSAVVLVVLFLLQKFGTSRVSFMFSPIMGAWTLCTPLVGIYSIIQHYPSIFKALSPHYIFHFFWRNGKEGWLLLGGTVLCITGSEALFADLGHFNRSSIQVNIHIAFSALFYFLSIAYSTLLSNQIAFLLTIYPSLVLTYAGQTAYLIKNPNDHDDGFYKFIPTAIYWPIFIIATLAAIVASQSLISATFSVIKQSVVLDYFPRVKVVHTSSNKEGEVYSPEVNYILMILCVAVILIFGDGKDIGNAFGVVVSLVMLITTILLTLVMIMIWRTPPWLVAVYFFTFFTMEGVYSSAVLSKIPEGGWIPFAISFILAFIMFGWFYGRQKKIEYELTHKIDLGRLGLLLSEPGIQRVPGLCFFYSNIQDGLTPILGHYIKNMKSVHKVTIFTTLRYLLVPKVAAHERIVVNKLGLEGTYGCVIQYGYADSLNLEGDDIVSQVTDSLQVYLQNCSSCLTSEHHEVQEEISAFEEAKLAGVVHIRGKTRFYIGKNCSWFERSMLAFYEFMHSNCRSALPALGVPPPHRIEVGMLYEA